In the genome of candidate division KSB1 bacterium, one region contains:
- a CDS encoding class I SAM-dependent methyltransferase, whose translation MYRNKFSEIEVRQFWDEVSEIYDVANDDIGGAHYQRFKFAINYIPEKGHLNLLNVWSRTGNANAFLLKHNPEIKVFNAEVSHKLMQIGLKKQKYKTKKISQVRLDILPYKNDSFDAVLSLETLEHCSQPLLFLQELRRVLKKDGVLVMSLPPATAEFALRLYDLFCFNHGEGPHRFLPSRKVKKLLKTAGFNLLMHKGTLLIPVGPEKLKALGEKAIDRFQNTFLSEFGIRQFYISRA comes from the coding sequence ATGTATCGGAATAAGTTCTCTGAAATCGAAGTTCGGCAATTTTGGGATGAAGTGAGCGAGATCTATGATGTCGCCAATGATGACATTGGCGGTGCTCATTATCAGCGATTTAAATTTGCCATAAATTATATCCCTGAAAAAGGTCATTTGAATTTACTTAATGTTTGGAGCCGAACCGGAAATGCGAATGCCTTTCTTTTAAAACATAATCCGGAGATCAAAGTTTTTAATGCTGAGGTTTCTCATAAATTAATGCAGATTGGCTTGAAGAAGCAGAAATACAAAACCAAAAAAATATCACAGGTCAGGCTGGACATTTTACCTTACAAAAACGACAGTTTTGATGCTGTATTGTCGTTAGAAACCCTCGAGCATTGTTCGCAGCCTCTGTTATTCTTGCAGGAATTAAGAAGAGTGTTGAAAAAGGATGGCGTGTTGGTCATGAGTCTGCCGCCGGCGACGGCAGAGTTTGCCCTGCGCCTCTATGATTTATTTTGTTTCAATCATGGCGAAGGGCCGCATCGATTTCTTCCTTCGCGAAAAGTGAAGAAGCTTTTGAAGACGGCCGGGTTTAATTTATTAATGCACAAAGGAACACTCCTGATACCGGTTGGACCTGAAAAGTTGAAAGCGCTTGGTGAAAAAGCGATCGATAGATTTCAAAATACATTTCTTTCAGAATTCGGGATCCGACAATTTTATAT